A genomic window from Anticarsia gemmatalis isolate Benzon Research Colony breed Stoneville strain chromosome 6, ilAntGemm2 primary, whole genome shotgun sequence includes:
- the LOC142973598 gene encoding phosphoserine aminotransferase, translating into MPAKIHNFGGGPAKLPEEVYDIIKNELTNFGGTEISLLETSHRSQTYMRLNTDVQNVVRRLLDVPDNYKILFLAGGGTGQFAAVPLNLISRTGTADYVVTGDWSAKAAKEAKKYGNVNLVLPARDGYTNIPNQSEWKLDPNASYVYICTNETIHGVEFDFVPDTKGVPLVADMSSNIMSKKVDVSKYGVIYAGAQKNIGTAGVALVIVREDLLGHALPICPSILDWAPNAKADSILNTPPMFAIYVMGRVLEWVERNGGVQGMSEKAAKKASLVYDIIEKSNGFYYAPVAKSDRSKMNVPFRIGNPGNDALEKEFLKGAEALGLIQLKGHRSVGGIRASLYNAVTVAEVETLAKYMNDFQNKHSK; encoded by the exons ATGCCGGCCAAAATTCACAACTTTGGAGGTGGTCCCGCTAAACTACCTGAAGAG GTGTACGATATAATCAAAAATGAACTCACAAACTTTGGAGGAACTGAAATTAGTTTACTGGAGACCAGCCATCGATCTCAAACTTACATGAGATTGAACACAGATGTTCAAAATGTTGTAAGAAGATTgct AGATGTCCCggataattacaaaatattgttcctgGCTGGTGGTGGAACTGGTCAATTTGCTGCTGTTCCACTTAACTTGATTTCCCGAACTGGCACAGCAGACTACGTCGTAACCG GTGACTGGTCAGCGAAAGCCGCAAAAGAAGCCAAGAAATACGGCAATGTGAACTTGGTACTGCCTGCCAGAGATGGCTACACAAATATTCCTAACCAGTCAGAGTGGAAGTTGGACCCCAATGCCTCATATGTCTACATTTGCACCAATGAAACTATTCAtg gaGTGGAATTTGACTTTGTGCCGGACACTAAAGGAGTACCATTGGTTGCTGATATGTCTTCAAACATTATGTCCAAGAAAGTCGATGTTTCTAAG TATGGTGTTATCTACGCTGGTGCACAGAAGAACATTGGTACAGCTGGTGTAGCCTTAGTAATTGTCAGAGAAGACCTCTTGGGTCATGCATTGCCCATTTGCCCCTCGATACTGGACTGGGCGCCCAATGCCAAGGCCGACTCTATTCTTAACACACCGCCTATGTTCGC CATCTACGTTATGGGCAGAGTTCTTGAATGGGTTGAAAGAAACGGTGGTGTTCAAGGCATGTCCGAGAAGGCGGCGAAGAAAGCCTCACTTGTATACGACATCATTGAAAAATCAAACGGATTCTACTATGCGCCTGTCGCGAAGAGCGATAGGAGTAAGATGAACGTGCCATTCAGGATCGGAAACCCAGGAAACGATGCTTTGGAGAAGGAATTCTTGAAGGGTGCTGAAGCTTTAGGACTTATTCAGTTGAAAGGACACAG ATCCGTCGGTGGAATCCGTGCTTCATTGTACAACGCAGTCACAGTAGCCGAGGTCGAGACCTTAGCGAAATACATGAACGACTTCCAAAACAAACATTCCAAGTAA